A stretch of DNA from Maridesulfovibrio sp.:
GGGGACAATATCACGTGCCCTTTCGCAGAGTTCAAGAGAATTGGCCTGATCGGTGAATTTGACCCCAGTGGTCTTCGGAGCCATGTCGCTTATGATCAGATCATAAGGCAACTGCTTATCCATGGCTGCCAGCAGTTCCGGGGAATCTTCAAACACATCGGCCTGCAGAAAAACGGCATTTTCAGGAAACACGGTATCTGTGGACTGTATGTCCACTCCCAGAACCCGGCCTGTTTCCCCTACTTTCTTGGCGGCAAAAAGCGTCCATGATCCGGGAGCGGCACCCAGATCCATAACGTTCAAGCCCTGGCCCAGAATTTTGAACCGCTTGTCCAGTTCCTGAAGTTTATATACAGAGCGGGCGGGATAATTATCCTTTTTGGCTCTTTTGAAGTAGTGATCTCTATACTGTTTCATAACTCGAAATGGTTTGGCAGCAGGCCGGAGAAAGACTTTTCGGCCCGACTGCGCTATGGATACTGAAATTAACTTATTACGGCTGTCAAGCCAAGTCCGACAATCATGCAGCGCCCCAAGAGAATACGTGTAAAAAACGAATCCGGTAGAATCCAGTCGCTACCTGAAGGAAAGGAGTACTTCCAGGACCTTGGGGGAACAGGCAGAACTCTGCTGCTCGGTCTTGGTCCAGTCCCTGAAAGCGCAACAGAACTGCTGCCCGAACCCGGACGAATTTACTACGTGGAAAGCCCGGACTTTGAAAAACAGATTGAATTAAATAATCTCCCCAAGTCCTTTACTAGAATAACACCTGAAGAAATGGGTTCCGGGCACGGCTTTCACATCTTTCTATACACACCCGGAAAAAAGCTGTTCCCTTCCTTCTGGGGGCCGATAATTTCAAAACTGGTGCTGGAACGCTCCGGCGTAACAGCCGGAAAACGAAGCAAAACCGCATGGCTCCCCGGCACCGAAAATTCTCTGCTGCTGCCGGAACTGTCCAGAGCGCTAAACAGCGCAGGATTCAGATACAGGGTTATCGCCCCGGATGCAATGCGCAATGATCTCCTCTCCATGCTGGACCGAGAACTTCCGGAACTGGTGATCTCGGTCAACTTCAACGGCCTGGACGCCAGCGGGGAAACATATTTCATGCTCCGCGAAGCCGGGGTAAAAACTGTTGTCTGGATGGTGGACAACCCTTTCCACATCATCTCGGGAATAAGATCGGAGTACTGGAAGCAGGTCCCGCTCATGGTTACGGACCATTGGTTTATCCCGCACCTGAAACAACTCGGAGCGTGCAGGGTGGAACACCTGCCCCTTGCCACGGACCCGGCAATATTCAATCCCGGAGCAAAGCCCTACCCCGGACTTTCCGGACGCACTGTTTTCGTTGGCCGCTCCGGCTTCCCTGATAAAAAGACATTTTTCTCAGGCTGCTCTTTCAGTGACCGGGACCTTGCGGATGCCGTCTCAGCGATACAGACCGGAACAAAACCGGATTTCGAATGGTGGTGCGCCCATGACGGGCTGGTGGATTTCTGGCCGGACAGCGCAGTCAGGAAGACCGGTTTCAGGGCTGAACAGTCCGGCCTGCTGTGGCGGACAACAGCACTGCGGCAGGCAGGGGAAAGACTCACCCTTTTCGGGGATGACGGATGGAAAGACCATTTACCGACGGCTGATCTGCGGGGACCTGTGGATTACTATACGGTCCTGCCTTCGGTCTACGCCGGAGCCGGACTGAACCTGAACATGACCAGCCCGCTGCTGCCCTACGGTCTGACCCAGCGCAATTTCGATGTCTGGGCGGCTGGCGGCATACTCATTTCCGACCGCACCCCGGGATTTTCGATCTTTCCAGCAGAAATCACCGGAGAGTGCACTTTCTCCTCCCCGGATGAAATTCCGGCACTCTGCGATAAGTTCCTCAGCTTTCCCAGCCTGGCTAAAACTCTTTCAAAAATTTGGCTCCGCCTGATCATGGAAAAGCACACGTACGAACATCGCCTAAACAACATACTGAATTTCATACACTAAATCATAACATAGAAATTAGGCACATCTTTTGCTTAAACGCATCCGTAAACTCTACTCAAGGATGGTATGGATATGCGCAGCAAATTATACATGCTTTTTACCCTGCTGACCCTCTGCTTTATGAGCGGATGTTCAGCAGGAGTGCTTATCCCGCCTCTTCCAGGTCCGATGATGATACCGTCCTCTGTCGGGACCGCAATCAATGCCTATTCAATCGGAACGGACGAACGCGGCTTTCAAACCATCATTGAAGACGAAATGCTTGAAACAACCATACAGGCAGCCATTCTTGAGGAAGCAGGACTGGAGATAATGGACCTGAGTACATACTCATACAACGGGCATGTGTATATAGTCGGCAGGTATGATGAAAAGCAGGATATTCAACGCATCCGGAAAATAGTAAAAAATTCCGGAAAAGCGAACTCGCTTACAACATATCTGTTTGCTGATCGAGGTGATGCGGAGTGCAATTCGGCAACCGACTACATGCTGCAGATGGAAGTCAAGGCCGCCCTGCTGGACGATCCTTCAGTATGGGGAACCAACTTTGCGGTCAAGTCAGTCGGATGCAACATCATCCTGCTGGGGCGGGTCGGGAATATAAACGAAGCAGTGGCAGCTAAACAGATCGCAGCACGCATAAAGGGAGTGCGCTCTGTTAAGTCCTTCATCCGCGCAACACATCAGAACAGATACTCAAATCAGGAAAGACGCATCGCCGCAGCTTTGGAATAAAAAGCCGGTAACCCAGAAAGCTACCGGCTGTTTATCATCAGGAAGCCATTTCACAATCGCTTTTGCATATAAAATGCTGCCGCAACCGCTCCTTGGTGAGATCAATGTCTCCGGTTTCAATCGCCGCCACTATATATTCATGTTTTTCAGCATAGTCGGACAGCCCGCTGTTCAAATGGATTTTCCTTTCCGCCAACGTATAAACCCAGTAATCGTTGGAAAGAATTTCCCATGCTCTGATAAGCGAGTTATTACCTGAGGACCGTACAATTCTTCGATGAAATTCAATATCCGATTTTCGGATGACATCAATATCTCGTTTGGCCACGCCGGATTTCATGATTTCTACAACACTATATAGGTCAGCTACATCAATGGAGTTTCTCTGGAGTGCCCAACCTACAGCAATGGGCTCAATTTCACGCCGCACTGCTATATAATCGTACATCTCCTTTTCAGAAAAAACCTTGACCCTGGATCCCTTGTAGGGTTCAGCCTCGACAAACCCTTTTGCAGTCAAATCCCTTATCGCTTCGCGAACAGCTCCCTGACTGACATTAAGTTCCCGGGAAATCCTGGTTTCAACTATTTTAGCTCCTGGTTTAAGGTTGCCGGTCAGAATGCAGTTAACTATATGTTCAACGACATCATCCCGTAATACTCGACGCTTGATTCCAGCATTATTGTTCATACATTCTACCCCTTAGGCACGGCAAAGCATTGCCGCAAGTGTACATCCCCCCCAATTAATGCAGTTAATCATTAGGTTAATACTAACAGTTTTCGCAACAAGATCAACCCTGACATACCAGCATATATAATATATTAATTTTGCACACTTTAAAACGACACTATTATTATTATCTTTCAAAAGTACTGAACCATTCACTAAACAACGACAAAGTGTAAGATGCAAATTTTACAAACAAAATACAAACAATTAAGTACAGTACAACTGTACTGTCACGGCTATCAACTACTGACAGCACAACATACGAACTAAATTATTACACTCTAATTCTGTGATGAAGACCTTGGAAACATAATTTATGAATTCAAACATGATAACCACAAACAACATGAGGGAGAGCAAGTCGATTATGAAGCGGGAATTGAGATTAAATAGACGCCATTAGGGAATAAAATCTGCTTTGACCAACAAAGAGCAACAAAAAAACAACTTCTGTCTTATTTGAAACAAACAGCAGGCAACAAGTAAATGGATGGCGGCAAAAAAGACTGCGTCGAAATCAGCCTTGTGCGGAGACCGCAGGAAGTCTGATTGTGAACTTAGACCCCTTTCCGGGCTCGGATTCAACCAGAAATTCACCATCATGATTCCGGGTAATGATAAAATAGGAAACGGACAATCCCAACCCGGTGCCAAGCCCTACACGTTTGGTGGTATAGAAAGGTTCAAAGACCCTTTTCCTTATATCTTCGGGCATTCCCGGGCCGTTGTCTTCCACTTCTATCATTACAAACGCACCATCCCTGCGGGTCCTCAGGGTTATGCACGGGCGTTCCTCATCATATTCCTTATCGGCCATGGCCTGAGCCGCGTTTTTGAATATGTTCAGGAAGACCTGTTCAATCTCCGTCTCCGTAATGCTGACCTGGGGCAACCCCTGCTCGTAATCACGGCGGATATCAATGGTCTTGAAATCGTATTTCTTTTTCAGATCGTAGTCATTTCCCGCAAGGCTGAGGGCTTTTTCAAGTATGCCCTTCACGTTCATAACAGCCCTGGACGACTCGCTCTTGCGACTGAATTCCAGCATGTTACGCACAATGCGCGCAGCCCGGCGTCCGGCATCGCTGATACCACGCAGGTATCCAAGAATTCCGCGCCGATCCAGATACTCGTGGACAACATTCAGATCAAGCCCCAGTTCGGAGGCAACTTCCATATTCTTTGAAAGTGACGGGGAAAGCCTTCTCTCCGTACCCTGGACACCGGAAAGAACCGCACCCAGAGGGTTGTTGATCTCATGTGCCATACCGGCAGCCAGGCCGCCGACAGACATCATCTTCTCCGTCTGTATCATCATGTCTTCAAGTCTGGATTTCATTGTCACATCATCCAGAAGAATAACTGCGCCCCGGCCTTCATCACTGCCCAGCAGCGGATATATTTTAATATTCTTGTATTGAACTTCTCCATCAAAATTGAACGGAATCTTATTTTTTTCCAATACCTCAAGGCGATCAAGAGATTCTTCGATAAGGCCCATCTCCTCTGCAAGCTGCGGGAAACAATCAAGCAGGGGGGCACCCTTAACCTCTTCAAAAGCTCTGCCTGTCTCTTCTTCCGCGGAACGGTTCCACTGATTTATACGGATATTTTCATCAACTCCGACCAGAACTGTGGGCATGGAATCAATGGTATTTTTCAGCAGATTGCGCAGTCTGCCCAGTTCTGTTTCGGCCACAACCCGCTCGGTGGCATCGTAGGCTATTCCCAGAAAAGAAGTCACGGTTCCATCGCTGTCCCGGACTATAACCTTACTTTCTTCAAGCCAGTATACACGCCCTGTCAGGTCAATTATCCGATAGGTCTGCAGAAAATGATCAACGCCGTAATCGACATAATGTGAGACCTCTGCCTCAACCCTCTCAAGGTCCTCGGGATGAATAACATCAATATATTTCAATCTACCGGAAAGAAAGTCGTCTGCACTCAGCCCTAACTGGGAAACATTCTGCGAAACAAGCTCGACAGGCCATCCGGCCTCGTTCCGCCACTTGAAAAGAACCACAGGACTCTTTTCCACAATCATATTGGATTCTTTCAGGGCCTCTTCCGCGCGCTTTCTCTCTGCAATATCCCTGATCAGGTTCAAACGCATCTCGTTGAAGGCCTGCACAACCCGGTCTATCTCGTCAGGCTTCCTGTTTTTTCTGCGCCTGTTTAATACAAGCCTGCGGTCAAGCTTAGTTATATCCATCTCCTGGGCGTACTCGGCCATGGTCTGCAGATGCCGGGTAACCATGTAGTGAATAATAACAAGAATGAACATGGCCACAAGGAATGTCTTAACCCCCTGTGTCAGCAGTACAACAAAAACCCTCATCCGCAAACGGTTGAATACGTTGTCCAGTCCGGCAACAGCCTTCAGTTGCCCTACGTCCATTCTCTTTCCGTCGACAACGTGGGTAAGTGGAAAAACCCTCTCGATAATATTGTTGTTCGACGGCATGGTTCCTACGGTGGCAACAGGCTCCACCGCACCGAAGGACATCTCCACAACTTCAAGGTAGCGCATACCGGGAAGCTTCAGGGCTCCCTCAAGCTGGATTTTCACATGGTCAATATTTATATCCCAAAGGCTTGCAGCTATAGTATTCAGGTAGCTCTGCTCTATCTGCCCCATACCTTTCCGGATTTCCGACACATCACTCCTGTACTCCATGTATAGCTGCACACTTGTACCGATAATGGTAAAGAACGAGCTGCAGATAAGGATATAAACAAGGAGCCTGTACGGGAGGACCTGTCCTTTGCGAATTCGAAAAAAACTGCGCATATACTCCACCGGATGATATCAGCTGGTCAATAAAACACTTTTCAAAGTGAACACACTGTAGCATAGACTTTCACGAATTGCTAAACTATTCACAGGCAAACCGTCCCGGTCTTACCTTTACTTTTGGCTTGAAATAACACAATCCTTGGCTTTTACTGAAACAAAGAAAACGTTGCTTTTCAACAGAAATTTCGGAAAGACAATATATATTTAACCGGTTATGCTATGGACAACATGAAACCAAGCTATGCAAGCTCAAAAAAGCTTCACATCATCACGATGACCTTTATTACACTCCTGCTTATGGCCTTCATTACCGGGAGGGCGCATGGTTCGGAGACACCTTCCTACAGTGAAAAGACAGGTGACGCGGCAATTATGAAATTCAAACCGGCTACGCCCTTTACCGGCTCTGCCAGGGAAAAAGATCTACAACCGCCAAAACTGGCGGACATTCCGTCATCGAAAGAAGTAACACCATGGAAGGCTGATGAAATTCCTCCATCCCCTGAGCTTAAGGAGATTATAGAAAAGGTAAGAAACCAAAGTCTCCCCAAGGCACGCAAGCCCCGCCATAGAGAAGATGAAGAGGTCTCCAGCAAATCGCTCGAAATAATAAGAGCAGGGGCAAAAACGCTCACGGCAGAAGAAATACAACCGTCCGAAGCGCTGGAATCAGTCCTGCAGGCGTACCGTAACGGAAGTCTTGCATACACACATAGAAGTTTCAATCCCGAAGACATACGCGAAATGGTTTTCTACCATCAACCGTATGCGGATGTTAATCTGCAATCCATATTTGACATGACCGTACTTACCAGCGGCCATGACATATTTCTGTCACTGGGACTGACCCCGCTGGAACAATTCAGTAAAACCGAAACTGAAACCAGATCCGACAAATTAAAAGAATTACGACAGACCATAGACATATTCAAAGCAAGAGATGCCAAAGAATCCGCAGAGCAGCTTGAAGAAGGCAATCAACTGGGCAGCAGGCAGAAACAGGCGCAAACGGATCTGCACCGCTGGTTTAATATGAAGCAGGTCATGGATTTTCTGGGCATCAGGCGCAAAGACGAGACAAAGGACAATTACGGGGAAATGGCGTCAGCCTTCCGCCTGTACAAACAGTGGGTCCAACGCTGGGAAAAAATGGACAGGTACGTCAAGCAGCAGAAATCCCAGAACATCAAACTGGACAAATACATGACTCCGCACAAGTGGGACACCGGGCCATCAAGCCGTCAGCTGCAGATATCCCCGTACGGTGGAGATCTTATTCAGACTTTGCCGTACTAAAACAGCAGAAAGTCCCGGCACATGATGACATTTCCGGTTTCCTGCCGGGAACAATTTTCCCGAGGCTGGCGCAGCATCAGACCCTGTGTTCGGCCCATTTGTTTATAGCATCAAGAAACATGAACGTTTCCGTAGACTTGATACCTCCGAGATTGGAAAGGTCATCCACGAGAAACTGCCGAAAAGCGTTTCGTGACGGGACAAAGACTTCTACCAGAAGGTCGAACCGCCCGGAAACGTTTATTACGGACTGTACCCCGCTTACCCTGGATATTCTTTCCATGATGTCTTTGTTCGCTCTTTCATCGAGATTGATCCCGACTAGGGCAATAAGGCTGTTTTCAAAATAGAGAGGATTTACAGAAGCGGTAATACGCAGATAATCGTGCTTTATCATTCTCTCCGTACGCAAGCGAACAGTTCCGTCCGAAACTCCGAGTTTACGGGCGATATTTTTATATGACTCCCGCCCATTACATTGTAATTCTTCAATAATTTTACGATCAACATCATCTAGAACTAGAGGCCTGTCTTTCACTCTATATCTCCTTTTTTCAAAACAACTTGTCATTTTACCTGATAACGCAATATACATAGTGGCAAAATAACAAATCCGTCAATCAAGCTCTTTTAACCCAAAAAACAACTTTTTCTGGAATATTTTACTTATTTCAAAATATATTGACTATTTTTTTTGCTTGACAATAATATGCATGTAGTTTTTTAAATAATACGTAACAACACAGTTTCTGAACAGGAGAGAAGTATATGCAAAATAATTTTTTGAAGTCACTTTCCGAGCAAACCGAAGAGCTTAAATCCGCAGGTCTTTACAAAGATGAAAGAATCATCACATCGCAGCAGCAGGCCCAAATATCTGTCGCAGGCGGTGGAGAAGTTCTAAACTTCTGCGCAAACAACTACCTGGGACTGGCCAATAACCCGGAACTTATCGAAGCCGGGAAATCGGCACTGGATAAATATGGATTCGGCCTTTCATCCGTGCGCTTTATCTGCGGGACACAGGATGTACACAAGGAACTGGAAAACAAAATCAGTAAATTTCTGGGAACGGAAGACACAATTCTCTACAGTTCCTGTTTTGATGCAAACGGCGGCCTTTTCGAGACAATCCTTGGCCCGGAGGACGCGGTAATAAGTGATGCGTTGAACCATGCGTCAATCATTGACGGAGTAAGGCTGTGCAAGGCCGCAAGATTCCGCTACCGCAACAACGACATGGTCGATCTGGAAAAACAACTTCAGGCGGCCAAGGACTGCCGCTACCGCCTCATCGTTACCGACGGTGTATTTTCCATGGACGGCATCATTGCCGACCTGGCCTCCATCTGCGACCTGGCCGACAAATATGACGCACTGGTCATGGTGGATGATTCCCATGCAGTCGGCTTCATCGGGGAAAACGGACGCGGCACACCGGAATACTGCGGAGTTTCCGGACGCGTGGATATAATAACCGGAACTCTGGGCAAGGCGCTGGGCGGCGCTTCCGGCGGCTATACATCGGGGCGCAGGGAAATTGTCGAGTGGCTCCGCCAGAGATCACGGCCATACCTCTTTTCCAACACCCTGGCCCCGGTAATAGCATCCACATCCATTGCCGTACTGGACATGATTGACCGCAAACCGGAACTCCGCACCAGACTGCAGGAAAACAGCAGACTGTTCAGGTCACGCATGACCGAGGCAGGATTCAATCTGGTCCCCGGAAATCACCCCATAATACCGGTCATGCTGGGAGATGCGGTACTGGCCCAGAAAATGGCTGCCGGACTGCTCAAGGAAGGAATCTACGTCATCGGTTTCAGTTTCCCGGTAGTGCCCAAAGGGGCTGCCAGAATCAGAACCCAGATGTCCGCCGGACACACTCCCGAACAGGTCGAAAAGGCCGTGGACGCCTTCATCAAGGTCGGTCGGGAACTCAAAATCATCAAATAAAGGCGTTAGATATGAAAAAAATGAAAGCCCTGCTCAAAAGCAAAGCGGAAGAAGGCATCTGGATGGAGGAAGTTCCCGTTCCGCAGTGCGGCCACAACGATGTACTCATCAAAATCAGAAAAACCGCCATCTGCGGAACTGATATACATATATATAATTGGGACAAATGGGCCCAGCAGACCATTCCTGTGCCTATGGTTGTTGGACACGAATTCTCGGGAACCATTGAAAACATGGGCGGAGAAGTTCAGGGACTCGCTCTGGGAGACAGAGTTTCCGCCGAAGGGCACATCACCTGCGGCTACTGCCGCAACTGCCGCGCAGGTAAAAGGCATCTGTGCCGCAACACTCTCGGCGTAGGAGTGAACCGCCCCGGATGTTTTGCCGAATATATCTGCGTGCCCGCATCCAACGTATTCAAGCTCACAGACGCCATCTCGGACGATGTAGGCTCCATTCTCGACCCGCTGGGTAACGCCACCCATACTGCCCTTTCCTTTGATATGGTGGGTGAAGACGTGCTCATTACCGGCGCAGGTCCCATTGGAATGATGGCCGTAGCCATTGCAAGACATGCCGGGGCACGCCACGTGGTCATTACCGATATCAATGACTATCGCCTGAAAATCGCGTCTGAACTGGGCGCAACAAGAGCCGTCAACGTTTCCAGAGAAAATCTGGATGACGTGGTGCGGGACCTGAACATGACCGAAGGGTTCGACATCGGGCTTGAAATGTCCGGCAGCCCGCAGGCATTCAGCGACATGCTGCAGAAGATGAACAATGGCGGGCACATCGCCCTGCTCGGAATTCTCCCGGAAGGAACAGCCATCGACTGGAACATGGTTGTCTTCAAGGGGCTTAAGCTCAAAGGAATATACGGAAGGGAAATGTTCGAGACCTGGTACAAGATGGCATCCATGCTGCAGTCCAATCTGAACATAGAACCGGCCATCACCCATCACTTCAAGATAGACGATTTTCAGGCCGGGTTCGATGTGATGCGTTCCGGACAGTCCGGCAAGGTCATTCTGGACTGGACCTGATGCCGGGACATATATCCTTGAACTGGAACATATATACATAATTATTCCAGAATGTTAATATGCATTCCGGAACAAATGCAAAAAACGCTGAAGCCCCTGAAACAGGGAATGGTTCTCAAACCTTGTTTCAGGGGCTTTCTGCCGAGTTGATTCGGTCGGATTATTTTTTACTGCATAAGCAAACAGCAAAATCATAACGACAAAACCAGTTTTTACATAAAATACACTCCACAACCCTCTTTAAAACACAAACATTCACCCTTGCCTGCCTGTTTTTTAGAAAAATCAACGGCAGTACCACCCTTGCCTGTCGGCCCTCTACCTGCTAAGAAATTTCGTTTTTCAAAACAGAATTTTATATAAGCAGAGCAAAAGCATGACATCATCACGAGAATCCACAGCTTACCTTACCGTAACCTGTAAGGACAGACCCGGAATCGTTGCAGCGGTCTCCGGATTTCTGTTTTCCAAGAATGCCAACATCATACATTCCGACCAGCACTCCAGTGACCCGGTGGGAGGACGCTTCTTCCTCAGAATGAAATTTCATCTGAACGGAATAGAACAGTGCCTTGACGAATTCAAAAAAGAATTCACAGCTGAAGTTGCCAGCAGATTCGACATGGAATGGAGCCTGAATCCGGCCTGGATCAGAAAAAAAACAGCCATTCTGGTTTCCAAGTTCGACCACGCCCTCATGGACCTGCTGTGGAGGGTTAAACGTGATGAACTGTTTACCGAAATCACCATGGTCATCAGCAACCACCCGGATCTGCGCGAGGCCGTTGAATCCTTTGGAGTACCCTTCCGGTATGTTCCGGTGGAGAAGGGCAAAAAAGAGGAATCGGAACAGAAAATCCTAGACCTTCTGGAAGGAAACGCAGACCTGATCATCCTCGCCCGCTACATGCAGATTCTTACACCGAAGCTCATCGAGGCATACCCGAACAGGATAATCAACATCCACCACTCCTTCCTCCCGGCATTCGTGGGAGCAGACCCGTACCGCAGGGCCGCAGAACGCGGAGTAAAGCTTATCGGAGCAACCGCCCATTATGTTACCGAAGAACTGGATCAGGGCCCGATAATCGAACAGGACGTCATTCGGGTCTCACACCGGCATGATGTGGATGAACTCAAAGTTCTGGGAAGAGATATTGAGCGTCAGGTCTTGAGCAGGGCCGTAAAATGGCATCTCTCTGAACGCATTCTGGTGGACGGCAATAAAACGGTAGTATTCATCTAAAAGACATTCAGCCCGGTCGGACAGATCGGACACTTTTGATAAGGCCTCGCGGGAAATCATTACAAAGAATGCTTTCCGCGAAGGTCATCATGTAAATCCGGTTCCTGCTGCTAGGCGCCGGATTTAAGCTTTCTGGCGAGCTGCTCATCGGTCTGCTCGCCTATTCCGAAACGCATGAGCAGTTCATTCAGTTTTCCGCGGATATCCTTGGTCGCCTTGGCCACAGCCTGAAGACTGATGAAAACAAGATAATCAATCTTGAAATCGCCCTTTTCGAACAGTTTGAGGATTGCAGCGGCGAGCTCTTTCTCCAAGGCAAGCAGACGCATTTCAGCAACAAGTTCCTTAACGGTGTTGTGCTTGAAGATAAGCCACTCCCCACCGCCGGAATCCTTGCTCCACAGCCGGGCTCTTCTGATCCTGGTCATGCCCAGTTCACTGAGCCCCTTTATATCTTTGATTGAGGCTCTTCTGCGTTTCAGAACCCTGAGCAGCAGTTTGCTTTCCTCCCCGCGCATCTTGCTTTTGATCAAGGCATTGAATTTAGATTCCGTAAGATAGAAAAAAAGCTTGTCCAGAGCATCCACCCCGAACTGACGCAGAAAGACTGAGACGACCTTTTCATCACGATTGCTGTAATTCTTTAGTCCCAGAAGAAAATCGCGGACAACGATATCAAGGGTAAGGCTGGCCCCTATTGCACAGGCGCTGATCTGATCCTGAGTAAACTGCAGTTGTCTGGCCAGTTCAGCCTCCTTCTCCCCTGTCCCGTCATCAAAGGAGGCCTCCCGCAATTGTGACATGGCGTTTTCATAGTCTTCCCTGAATTTCGTTGTGGCCGGGTCAATGCACACCAATCGAGAAATGCGTTCAATATTATCATTGCTCATCCCCTCACTACGGATGAACGAGCCCCCGTCGGTAAGAGTTTTGTAGGTCATGGACAGTGTCTTCGACGACTCCTCGTCCGCACCGACCTTTTCAAACGCGGCCTGAATCCTGGTCTTGTCTATGGCCGGAATCTCCGAGGTAAAACGTCCGGTCACCGCATCAAACGGAAATCTGAGGATGAGATAACTCTTATCCCTTGATATGGAGTACTTCTCCTCGGTAATAATTTCCTGCAGAGAAGAAGCCACTTCCTCGGTTATGAATTGCTCAATAAGGGAACTCCAGAATTCGCGATCCAACTCAAACTGTTCCAGCAGTGCATTATATTTTTTAAGGGCAGGCTCACCGAAATGACGCAGGGTTACTTCTTCAAAATTATCTGAAATAAGGCAGGTGGCGTACACAACGCCCTGTACGGTCTTGATAAGCAGAGTTTCGGCGTTTATTATCCGGGATCGAATACCCTCCAGAACGTCCTTGTCCTTTCCGCCCTTGAGCTTGCTGTAGCGGCCGAGCATCAGGATGAATTCACTCAGCGTCTTCTTGATGAATTCATGGGCAGGCAGATCAAGCGAACGATGACAAAGAAGAGTGATTATCCCGCTCTGCTGTTTATCCAGCAGGGGAAATTCATTTATGCGGCTGTTGTTATACTTGATGAATTCAAGAAAAACCTCACGCTCCAGCACCTCTCTCAAAGTGCTACGCTCTTTCAATCTTCCCAGTATACCCAGATAGAAATCTATGCGTTTCTCTTTGTCGGGGACCTGTGCGTTTCCCTGCAACGCTTCGCTCATGGAGACTCCGTTCCTGATGAAGTTTTTATTTGCCTAAAAATGT
This window harbors:
- a CDS encoding glycosyltransferase, with amino-acid sequence MQRPKRIRVKNESGRIQSLPEGKEYFQDLGGTGRTLLLGLGPVPESATELLPEPGRIYYVESPDFEKQIELNNLPKSFTRITPEEMGSGHGFHIFLYTPGKKLFPSFWGPIISKLVLERSGVTAGKRSKTAWLPGTENSLLLPELSRALNSAGFRYRVIAPDAMRNDLLSMLDRELPELVISVNFNGLDASGETYFMLREAGVKTVVWMVDNPFHIISGIRSEYWKQVPLMVTDHWFIPHLKQLGACRVEHLPLATDPAIFNPGAKPYPGLSGRTVFVGRSGFPDKKTFFSGCSFSDRDLADAVSAIQTGTKPDFEWWCAHDGLVDFWPDSAVRKTGFRAEQSGLLWRTTALRQAGERLTLFGDDGWKDHLPTADLRGPVDYYTVLPSVYAGAGLNLNMTSPLLPYGLTQRNFDVWAAGGILISDRTPGFSIFPAEITGECTFSSPDEIPALCDKFLSFPSLAKTLSKIWLRLIMEKHTYEHRLNNILNFIH
- a CDS encoding RlmE family RNA methyltransferase encodes the protein MKQYRDHYFKRAKKDNYPARSVYKLQELDKRFKILGQGLNVMDLGAAPGSWTLFAAKKVGETGRVLGVDIQSTDTVFPENAVFLQADVFEDSPELLAAMDKQLPYDLIISDMAPKTTGVKFTDQANSLELCERARDIVPSRLRRGGNFVVKIFEGPDVKEYTDSLRKMFSKVKSFKPKSSRQESKEIFIVGLGFLGGEG
- a CDS encoding Lrp/AsnC family transcriptional regulator encodes the protein MYIALSGKMTSCFEKRRYRVKDRPLVLDDVDRKIIEELQCNGRESYKNIARKLGVSDGTVRLRTERMIKHDYLRITASVNPLYFENSLIALVGINLDERANKDIMERISRVSGVQSVINVSGRFDLLVEVFVPSRNAFRQFLVDDLSNLGGIKSTETFMFLDAINKWAEHRV
- a CDS encoding BON domain-containing protein; translation: MRSKLYMLFTLLTLCFMSGCSAGVLIPPLPGPMMIPSSVGTAINAYSIGTDERGFQTIIEDEMLETTIQAAILEEAGLEIMDLSTYSYNGHVYIVGRYDEKQDIQRIRKIVKNSGKANSLTTYLFADRGDAECNSATDYMLQMEVKAALLDDPSVWGTNFAVKSVGCNIILLGRVGNINEAVAAKQIAARIKGVRSVKSFIRATHQNRYSNQERRIAAALE
- a CDS encoding GntR family transcriptional regulator, giving the protein MNNNAGIKRRVLRDDVVEHIVNCILTGNLKPGAKIVETRISRELNVSQGAVREAIRDLTAKGFVEAEPYKGSRVKVFSEKEMYDYIAVRREIEPIAVGWALQRNSIDVADLYSVVEIMKSGVAKRDIDVIRKSDIEFHRRIVRSSGNNSLIRAWEILSNDYWVYTLAERKIHLNSGLSDYAEKHEYIVAAIETGDIDLTKERLRQHFICKSDCEMAS
- a CDS encoding ATP-binding protein, giving the protein MRSFFRIRKGQVLPYRLLVYILICSSFFTIIGTSVQLYMEYRSDVSEIRKGMGQIEQSYLNTIAASLWDINIDHVKIQLEGALKLPGMRYLEVVEMSFGAVEPVATVGTMPSNNNIIERVFPLTHVVDGKRMDVGQLKAVAGLDNVFNRLRMRVFVVLLTQGVKTFLVAMFILVIIHYMVTRHLQTMAEYAQEMDITKLDRRLVLNRRRKNRKPDEIDRVVQAFNEMRLNLIRDIAERKRAEEALKESNMIVEKSPVVLFKWRNEAGWPVELVSQNVSQLGLSADDFLSGRLKYIDVIHPEDLERVEAEVSHYVDYGVDHFLQTYRIIDLTGRVYWLEESKVIVRDSDGTVTSFLGIAYDATERVVAETELGRLRNLLKNTIDSMPTVLVGVDENIRINQWNRSAEEETGRAFEEVKGAPLLDCFPQLAEEMGLIEESLDRLEVLEKNKIPFNFDGEVQYKNIKIYPLLGSDEGRGAVILLDDVTMKSRLEDMMIQTEKMMSVGGLAAGMAHEINNPLGAVLSGVQGTERRLSPSLSKNMEVASELGLDLNVVHEYLDRRGILGYLRGISDAGRRAARIVRNMLEFSRKSESSRAVMNVKGILEKALSLAGNDYDLKKKYDFKTIDIRRDYEQGLPQVSITETEIEQVFLNIFKNAAQAMADKEYDEERPCITLRTRRDGAFVMIEVEDNGPGMPEDIRKRVFEPFYTTKRVGLGTGLGLSVSYFIITRNHDGEFLVESEPGKGSKFTIRLPAVSAQG